A segment of the uncultured Desulfobulbus sp. genome:
ACTGTGAACGCCTGTCCATTTATTCTCCATGCTGGTATTACCTATATCAACATGGAGGATCTGCTGGAGGCCAGCTGCGGGGAGGAGGGGTGAAGCGGCGTTCGTTTTTACAGCTACTGGCTTTGAGCGTATCAACCACGCTCAAAGATCCGTTTGCTCGGGCCCAGGCCAGCTTGTTTACCTCGCCTCGTACAACCAATCGGTTACGCCCCCCAGGAGCAGTGGACGAAGAGTTTTTTGTGGGGAAATGTATTCGTTGTGGTCGTTGTGTGGAAAGTTGTCCTTATCACGCCATTTTTATGCTTGATATTCGTCATGGTGTCCATGCGGGGACACCATTGCTCGCCGTTGATGCCATCCCCTGCTATCTGTGCATGCGTTGTGTTACCGTTTGCCCGACCGGAAGCCTGCAACCCGTTGCCCAGAAAGAAACACGTATGGGGATGGCCATTATCAATACCTTTATCTGTGCCGCCTGGTCGGGAGTGGCCCTGTGTCGTACCTGTTATGATGTCTGCCCTTTTAAGGGACAAGCGTTGGATCTGAATGAACTTAAACCCCTAGTGAATCGGGAATATTGCACCGGCTGCGGGTTGTGCACCCACGCCTGCCCGATTACCGGGCAACATGGGCTTAAAGCAATCAATATTGAGCCGTTATCCCGGGAGGTCGGGGGGTGAACGGGGGCCAGCAAAAGAGTCGTCCTCCAGGTGGCTTCAGGCGCTGGAATATGCTGCGGCGCAGTGTACTCAGTCTGGCCTTTCTCCTGTTGTTGCTCACGCCGCTGCTGAATTATTATTGGGGAGTGACCTTTGTTCAAGGTTGGTATCAGTCTTTAGGGATTGGAGCCTTGCGCATCATTTCTCCCCTGGAGGGATTGGAGAGCCTGTTGGTCAGTAGGCAGCTTGTTTTTGCTGTCCTGGTAGGCATGCTTGTTCCAGTGTTACTGGCAGTGATCCTGGGAAGGGTATTTTGTTCCTGGATTTGTCCTATCAGTTTTCTGGCCGAATTTTTTTCTGGAATACGAAAATGGGTTGCGGGAAAGCGCGTCTTGCGCGATCGACTCATCCTCAGTAAACGGGTGCTTTGGTTTGCCCTGGTAGGAGAACTGCTGCTCTCTCTCATACTGGGAGCTCCAGTCTTTGTTTTTCTCTCTCCCCCGGGCCTTGTTGGTCGGGAAATAATGTCCGGGATTTACTTTCACCGCTTTGCTTTGGAGGGAGGAATCATCCTGCTTGTTTTGGCGTTGGAACTGTTGACGCGCCGTTTTTTTTGTCGCTACTGGTGTCCCCTAGGGGCCTTGCTGGCCCTAATGGGCAGGCAGCGAAAACTGATTGTCTTTTTTGATACTTCCCGATGTGTTGATTGTGGACGCTGTCAACGGGCCTGTCCTCTGGGGCTTGATCCTCGTTTAGAGGAAGCAAGTGGGGCGTATTGCTGGAATTGCGGCTCCTGCATTGAGGCATGTCATGATCAGTCCTTGTCCTTTATTTGGTCCACCTCCTACCTGAATTCTTCAAAACCGGGATAAATCGCTCAGTGTGAATTTACTACGGTGTTCTGCAGGGATTTGCACCTTTGCTGGTTCCTCTTTACACCCCCCTTGACTATCTCTGGACTATTTGTCATATAAGCCTAGCCCAACTGGAAAAACGGGCCAGTCATGCAAGCAATCCATATGCTATATGGAAAACGACTATCACTGAGGAGGAGAGGATGAACAAAAGAAGTTGGATCCCCAAGGCTGCCCGTTTAGGTGGTCTGATGGTGTTGAGCTTGATGCTTTTGAGCGTCACCGCATTTGGAGCAACCATTAAAGTCGGTGCCATTCTGGCCGAGACTGGCCCAGCCTCCTTTTTAGGGGGCCCAGAGGCCAGATCGCTGAAAATGCTGGTTAATGAGATGAATGCTCAGGGAGGCATCAACGGTAACACCATCGAGTTGATCATTAAAGATTCTGGTGCAAGCCCTGAGAAGGCTGTCTCTTTCGCTAAACAGCTGATAGAGGAAGAGAAAGTTTTTGCCATCATTGGTCCCTCCACCAGCGGTGAGAGTCTGGCCATCAAAAAGATTGCTGAGTCTGGTAAAACCATCCTCATTTCCTGTTCGGCCGCAGAGTTGATTATTAACCCTGTAGCCAAATATGTCTTCAAAACTGCTCCCAGTGATCGGTACGCTGCTCAGCAGATTTTTATGACCATGCAGAAAAAGGGGATCAGTAAGATAGCTGTCCTTGCAGGAAACGATGGGTTTGGTAAGGCCGGTAAAGGGCAGCTGGCAAAGTTGGCTCCAGAATTCGGCATTACCATCGTGGCTGAAGAGGTGTATGACAAACATGCCACTGACCTGACCGCGATTGTTGCTAAGCTCAAGGCCAATGAGGCAATTCAGGCCGTGGTCAACTGGTCGATTGTTCCGGCACAGTCTATCCTGGCCAAGAATATCCGCCAGGCCGGATGGAATGTCCCCATCTACCAAAGTCATGGTTTTGCCAATATCAAGTACGCCCAGACTGCAGGCATTGCTGCTGAAGGGATTATTTTTCCTGCAAGCCGCCTGCTTGTTGCCGATGAGCTGCCAGCTGGTGAGCGTAAAGATGTGCTCATGAAGTACAAGACTAACTATGAATCGAAATATAAGGAAAAAGTCTCTACCTTTGGCGGGCATACCTATGATGCCATGACCATTCTTGCCAAAGCTATTGAGGTGGGTGGTACCGATCGGGAAAAGGTTCGCAATGCCATTGAGTCCATTCAGGGGCTGGTAGGGACCGCCGGTACTTTTAATTTCTCGGCCACTGATCACGGTGGACTTGGCCTTGATGCCTTTGCCATGCTCAAAGTTAAAAATGGACAGTTTGTTCTATTGAAGGATTGATTTCGTTCAGAGCGTAGCAGGTGAAGGGGAGTGGTCTTTTCTGGACTGCTCCCTTTTTTTATTCGGGGCAACCACCTGTCCCCAGCTGCTCAAGCAGGCCACAGATTCGTTACCCCGTTATTGCTTACCTTGCTGTTGCCCTGCGTTCATGGTATAGGAGGGCGCACTTGCGCTCAACCCGCTTTGTGGCTTTTTCGGCTGCCAGGCGATACCCCATACTCTGAGACTATTTGCTAAGGAGAAACGCGACTATGGAACGTACATTTGCCATCATCAAACCCAATGCCTTTGCCGCTGGTAATGCCGGTAAAATTCTTGCCCGTATCTATGCCGAGGGATTTAGCGTTGTTGGTTTGAAAAAATTGTACCTGAGCAAAAAAGAAGCAGAAGGTTTTTATTATGTACACAAAGAACGACCATTTTTCGGTGAGTTGACCGACTTTATGTCCAGTGGTGCCTGCATTGTTATGGTGCTTGAGGCCGAGGGCGCGATCAAAAAATGGCGTGATTTGATGGGAGCAACCAACCCCGCGGATGCTGCCGAGGGAACCCTGCGCCGAGAGTTTGGCGATTCTCTCGAAGCAAATGCCACCCATGGTTCAGACGCCCCAGAGACTGCGGCTTTTGAGATTGGTTACTTCTTCTCCGGATTGGAGCTCTTGGTTTGATAGGATAAGCAGGTAGAAAAACATGCTGTAGGGGACTTTCCCTGTACAGGTTCAACAAAAAAGGCGGCCATTTCTGGTCGCCTTTTTTGTTGTTTGCTGACTGGCTAGAGAAAGTGCAATTTTAGCTGGGATCAATGAGAGCGTTCAATTTGGGCCAGTGCTCTTTAAAGCTGTTGAGATCTGCGTAAGTGATACGGAGCTCCACACTTTTGTCTTCAAAGGAGAGTGCGTGCTGCAGCTGGACGTTTGCAGGCAGCTCAATCTCCTGCAGGCCAAGAATGAATTGTTTTTCAGCTGCAATCAGGTGGGGATTGATCTGCTCTTGAAGGTAGCGGAGGAGTGCCTGGAGCTGCTGGGGCAAATTGTTCTGCTGCTCTCCAAACCGGGTATCCATCCAAGGTTGTATTAATGCTTCCATGGGCTGTGCATGGCGCAGGGTCAGCTCCAAAAGCATCTCGATAAGACGAAGTTGTTTGGAGCCACCTGGACGAAATATTTCCAGCAAAGAAACGAGATATCTTTGGTCCTCTGGTCCTATACGTGAAAAGTGCTTGCCGTTTTTAGCAGAGAGAACACCCGTGTGCAGTGCCTGAATTACCACTGGTTCGAGTTCTAACATCGAGAGTAACTCTTCCAGCTTGTAGCGTTGGGGCTTAATTCCCAGG
Coding sequences within it:
- a CDS encoding 4Fe-4S dicluster domain-containing protein, whose translation is MKRRSFLQLLALSVSTTLKDPFARAQASLFTSPRTTNRLRPPGAVDEEFFVGKCIRCGRCVESCPYHAIFMLDIRHGVHAGTPLLAVDAIPCYLCMRCVTVCPTGSLQPVAQKETRMGMAIINTFICAAWSGVALCRTCYDVCPFKGQALDLNELKPLVNREYCTGCGLCTHACPITGQHGLKAINIEPLSREVGG
- a CDS encoding 4Fe-4S binding protein, giving the protein MNGGQQKSRPPGGFRRWNMLRRSVLSLAFLLLLLTPLLNYYWGVTFVQGWYQSLGIGALRIISPLEGLESLLVSRQLVFAVLVGMLVPVLLAVILGRVFCSWICPISFLAEFFSGIRKWVAGKRVLRDRLILSKRVLWFALVGELLLSLILGAPVFVFLSPPGLVGREIMSGIYFHRFALEGGIILLVLALELLTRRFFCRYWCPLGALLALMGRQRKLIVFFDTSRCVDCGRCQRACPLGLDPRLEEASGAYCWNCGSCIEACHDQSLSFIWSTSYLNSSKPG
- a CDS encoding ABC transporter substrate-binding protein, giving the protein MNKRSWIPKAARLGGLMVLSLMLLSVTAFGATIKVGAILAETGPASFLGGPEARSLKMLVNEMNAQGGINGNTIELIIKDSGASPEKAVSFAKQLIEEEKVFAIIGPSTSGESLAIKKIAESGKTILISCSAAELIINPVAKYVFKTAPSDRYAAQQIFMTMQKKGISKIAVLAGNDGFGKAGKGQLAKLAPEFGITIVAEEVYDKHATDLTAIVAKLKANEAIQAVVNWSIVPAQSILAKNIRQAGWNVPIYQSHGFANIKYAQTAGIAAEGIIFPASRLLVADELPAGERKDVLMKYKTNYESKYKEKVSTFGGHTYDAMTILAKAIEVGGTDREKVRNAIESIQGLVGTAGTFNFSATDHGGLGLDAFAMLKVKNGQFVLLKD
- the ndk gene encoding nucleoside-diphosphate kinase, whose protein sequence is MERTFAIIKPNAFAAGNAGKILARIYAEGFSVVGLKKLYLSKKEAEGFYYVHKERPFFGELTDFMSSGACIVMVLEAEGAIKKWRDLMGATNPADAAEGTLRREFGDSLEANATHGSDAPETAAFEIGYFFSGLELLV